The following DNA comes from Corynebacterium lizhenjunii.
GGAACGCATGGAAAAAGCGGTAGCCGACATCAAGGAGGAGCTGGCGCAACGTCTGGCTGACTTGGAAAACCGCGGTAAGTTGCTGGAGGCCCAGCGGCTGCGCATGCGTACCGAGTATGACCTGGAGATGATCGAGCAGGTGGGCTTTTGCTCGGGCATCGAGAATTATTCGCGCCACATTGATGGCCGTCCCGCGGGCAGCGCGCCGGCAACCTTGATGGACTACTTTCCAGAAGACTTCCTTACCATCATTGATGAGTCCCATGTGACTGTCCCGCAGATCGGCGGCATGTTTGAAGGCGATATGTCGCGCAAGCGCAACCTGGTGGAATTTGGTTTCCGCCTGCCGTCTGCGGTGGACAACCGGCCGCTGACCTTCGAAGAATTTGAACAACGCGTGGGCCAAACGGTGTACCTGTCGGCGACGCCGGGAGACTATGAGCTGGCCGCTGCCCAGGGCGAGTACGTCGAGCAGGTCATTCGCCCCACCGGCCTGGTGGACCCGAAGGTCACGGTGCGGCCGACGAAGGAGCAGATTGATGACTTAATCCATGAAGTCCGCCAGCGAGTGGAAAAAGATGAGCGCGTCCTGGTCACTACCTTGACTAAGCGGATGGCGGAGGACTTGACCGATTACTTGCTGGAGAACGGCATTAAGGTGCGCTATCTGCACTCGGATATTGATACTTTGCAGCGCGTGGAGTTGCTGCGCCAGTTGCGCTTAGGCGAATATGACGTGTTGGTGGGTATTAACTTGCTGCGAGAGGGCTTGGACCTGCCGGAAGTCTCTCTGGTGGCCATCTTGGACGCGGACAAGGAGGGCTTCTTGCGTTCAACGAAGTCGTTGATCCAGACCATCGGGCGCGCGGCTCGCAATGTCTCTGGTGAGGTCATCATGTACGCCGATAAGATCACGGACTCGATGGCAGAGGCTATTGAGGAGACAGAGCGGCGCCGCGAGAAGCAAATTGCCTATAACACGGAACACGGCATAGACCCTCAGCCGCTGCGCAAAAAGATTGCCGATATTTTGGACCAGGTCTATGAAGACGCAGGCGACGAAGCATCCGACGGGTCTGGGCGCGGAAGTGGGAGGGAGTCTGACCCGGCTACGTTGGTAGAGCGCCCGCAGGTGGAGTCTATGGCAGCGGATGAGATTCAGAGGCTCATTGATGATCTGACGGCACAAATGGGAGCTGCTGCCCGGGAGTTGAAGTTTGAACTCGCAGGTAGGCTGCGTGATGAGATTATGGATCTGAAAAAAGAGTTGCGCGGAGTCAAAGAGGCGGGCATTTAACCCCTGCGCTGGCCGTGGTACCGGTTATACTTTCTGGGAACACAAGTGGAGTAGTGAGGAAAACATGAAATACAACACCATTGCGGTAGGCACGGACGGCTCGGATACCTCCCTGCGGGCGGTGCGCACCGCAGCGTCCCTGGCCGCGGTATATGACGCAGACTTGATTGTTGTCTCCGCCTTCGGTAGCCATGACAAGGTGGGCACCCGTCAGGAGCGTGACGCGGAGATCCCCGTGATCTCGGAGGACATGTCGCAGACCTTCCTTAAGGCTGCACAAGACATTGCCACCGAGGAGGGCGCGAAACGCATCCACGTGATCGCCAAGTCTGGGGACCCGGTGGCCACCATGCTGGAAGTGGGCAAATACTACCAGGTGGACTGCTTGGTAGTGGGGAACAAGGGCCGCAATTCCGTGCGGGATCGCGTGCTGGGCTCTGTGGCCACGGAATTGATGCGCAAGGCATACGTGGATGTGGTTGTGGCGAACACCTCTGATGATCGCTAAATGATCCTCTGGTGGTTAGACTGGTAACGGATTTACTACTTCCTTTCTAGAAAGGCCGCCATGAGCGATTACAACAAGATTGTCGTTGGTACCGATGGATCAAAGTCCTCCCTGCTGGCAGTGGAACGCGCGGCAAAAATTGCCGCGGCTTTTGACGCTACCTTGATCATTGGCTGTGCTTATTACGAGAACAAGGAAGAAGCGTCGAAGACGCTGCGCCAAGACTCGGTGACCATCCTGGGAGATGAAAAAGCCCAGGCTAATCTGGTGGCTGGCAAGGAGCACGCGGAATCCTTCGGCGCCACCAAGATCGAAACTGCTGTGCGCCCGGGCACCCCGGTGCAGGCGTTGATGAACATAGTCAATGACTTCGGCGCTGATTTGCTGGTGGTGGGTAACCGCGGCATTAACTCCCTGACCGGTCGCCTGTTGGGCTCTGTCCCAGCCGACGTTGCCCGGCAGTCCGATTGCGACGTGATGATTGTGCACACCGTCAGCTAACCGAACGGAGTTTTAAGCCCCCGGCATTATGCCTAGATGTCGAGGGGCCCGACGATAGTCAAGGTTTGCGTAGCCCGAGTAATGGCGACGTAGAGATTGTTTAGCCCTTGCGGGGAAGCAGCCACAATCTCTGCCGGGGCAACCACGGTGACATGGTCATATTCCAATCCTTTGGCTTCTACCACCGTGGAGGCGTCGATGATGGCATTGAGTCGGCCGTCCTCATCGGTAAACACGCGGGGGTGGGGGCGGGAAGACTCGTCTAAAGGCACATAGTTCACCGCGATACCTTCGCGCACCGCCACTGCGGGTACCGCCAGCGGATCAATAACGGCCAGTACCCGGTTGGCGAGCTCGGTCACCGGCTCTGGGGTGCGGTAGTTTACGGTGAGCTGATGGTGACGGAAGCGAGCACCCACGAAGGGCTCCAACGTCTCTTCCCAGGAGTCCACACCGGCAGGTGCGCCGGTTTGCGCGGTATCGCCCACCAAGGTCATCCACCGGGAGGGGCTGCGGCGAAACACCATGCGCCATTCCATAGGGGTGAGCTCTTGGGCCTCATCAATGATCACGTGGCCGTAGGCCCACGTGTGATCAGCTTGCGCGCGTTGGGCAGTGGTGCGGGCATCACGCACCTCCTGGCGGCGCGCTAGATGCTCTGCGTCAATGACGTCGGCGGCTGAGAGAATCTCTGCCTCAAACATGTCGTCGTCATTATCTGTGGCTTCTGAGGAAGCAAGGATGTCGAGGGCTTCAGCGGCATCGGCAAGCTGCTCCCGCCATTGCTGCTCCGCCGTAGCCTGGGCCTGCTCCGGGTCCGGCAGCCCCACCAGCACCGCCAGCTCATCCAAGAGGGCGGCGTCGGCTGCAGACCAGGCGGTGGGGTGCTCGCGGTAAAGCGCCTGTTGGGTCTCCTCATCGTATTCATGCGCGGCGGCCGCGATAGTCTCCTGGCTGCCCAGCAAATCAGCCAGCACCTGGGTCGGATGGAGGTGCGGCCACATCTCCTCAATGAGATCCTGGACGTCCTGGTTGTCTGCAAGATCATCATGCAGCTGGTCAATATCGGCGCGAGAGAGCAGATTAGCGCCGCCCAGGGGATCTGCTCCGATACGCTGCGCCAACTGCTGCGCCAGCTGCTCCTGCAGTTGCTCTGCGAAGGCCCCGCGCGCAATGTTGTGCGGCTTGCGGCTACGCCTAGCACGCGTGCGAGCGGCCTTGACCATGGCGGGGCTTACCTGCAGTCGAATACTATCCACCCGCACCTCCCGGTCAGTTTCCGGCAGACGTTGGTAGAGCTTGACCGCGTTTCCCAGAATGTCGACCATTGCCTCGGAACCCTTGATTTCCTGGGCCAGCAAACTGTCTGTGGATACGGGCGATACGCCTGGAAAAAGCTCGCCAATAGTGGAGAGCACCACGCCGGTCTCACCGAGTTCTGGCAGAACGTGGGAAATATAGTTGAGGAACGTCGTGTTGGGGCCCACGATGAGCACACCGGTGGCGGCCAGCATTTCCCGATGGTGATAAAGCAAATAGGCCACACGGTGCAAGGCCACTGCCGTTTTGCCAGTTCCGGGACCGCCCTCTACCACCATTACACCGCGCGTAGAGTCCCGGATAATCTCATCCTGCTCGCGCTGAATGGTCTCCACAATAGAGCTCATATGCCCAGTACGGGCGCGCTGCAGCGCCGCGTGGAGGGCGGACTCTCCAGCTACGCCGGCGTCCTCGGTTGCCACGGCGGACTCGGTTGCTACGGCGTCCGCAGCCGCCGTAGCCGAAGACGCTGCAGCCGAAGACTCTGAGGGGTGGCCGTAGTGGGTGAGGATTTCATCGTGAATATCGGTTACGGTGCGTCCCCGGGTACGGATATGCCGACGCAAAGCCACCCCCTCCGGGGAGGCCGTAGTAGCCAGGTAAAAGGGCCGGGCCATGGGCGCACGCCAGTCCAACAACAGCGTACGGTAGTCATCCGCCCTATCATCGAGGCCCATGCGGCCAATGTAGCGGCGGTCTAGCCCCTCCGGGGTGGGGTTATCGCCCGGGGCGTCAATATCTATGCGCCCAAAGACCAGTCCCAGCTGCGCCACATGCAGCTTATCCAGCTTTGCCTGCAGCCCGTGATACTCCGTTTCGCGGCGAACCAGCGCATCTGAATCGGGGTTAGCGGGATCCACGTCGGCCTCCACCTTCGCCAACCGGGCATTCGCGGCAGCAACTTCAGCGTCTAGCCGGTCGAAGAGTCCGGTGACATAGTCCTGCTCGGCGGCAATTTCTGCGGTACGTGCAGAACTGACAGGGCGGGGGTGGGAAGTCACTGTGGGGCATCTCCTATCGCAGCGAGGTGTCGGTCGCGGCCAACTCCGCCAGGTGGGGCACCGCCGGTGTGGCACAGGCAAGTGGCAGGGCGCAGGCGGGGCGGGGCTCAGGCGGGCAGGCCGGAATAAAAAATAACGCGACGGACAAGCATACGCTTAGTCCGCCGCGAAAAGCGCTGTGGCGAAGTTAGATCTTATCGCCGAACTTCTTCAGCGCCTTGGATACGGCCTTATCTGCCTGCTTCTGCAGCTTTTCTGCCTTGGCGGCCGCCTTCTTGGCGTTGCGCGAGTCCGTTACCTCTTCCAGTGCCTTATCAGCGCGCTTTTGCGCCTTCGAGGCGTTTTTGACCAGAGACTTGCGGGCTACCTTGGAGTTCTTCTCGGCCTTCTTGAGGAAGTCCTGGCCCTGCTTGCGCCAATCATCAGCGTTATCCTCAATGAAGTCCTCGACGGCCTCACGTGCGTCTTCAACGTAAGACTTCGCGGTGTCTAGCAAGTTGCGTCCTGCCTTCTCCCAGTCGCCCCGGTTGTCTTCGACATAAGCCTGGGCCTTGTCGGTGGTCTCCGACAGCCAGCCCTGCGCCTGGGAGGAGAGCTCCTGAGCGCGGGAAGAGACGTTGTCTGCAAACTTCTCGGTCTCGGACTTAGTGGGCAATGCGGCAGCGACCTTCTTGGAGGTGCGCTTGGAGACATCCTGTGCGCGCCAACGCAAGGAGGGGTTGCCTTCGGTGTCCTGGGTCAAGATAGCCAGTGCACCCAGCAGGGCGGCGTTGGTGATGAAACCGTTGCGCTGCTCCTCCTTGGCTTCCTTATCCCCAGCGGACCAGAAAGCGTTGCGGCCCACCACAGTGGGAAGGTGGGTCAGCGCCAGTACGGCTGCGGAGGTGCGGGGAGCCTTGCCCAGCGCGAAGAGGGAACCCGAGCCAACCTTAGCTCCGGCGAAGGCCTTGGTGACGAGCTCCGGGTCGCGCGGAATGTAGGAGGAGTACGGTGCCGGAATTACCTTGCGTAGCGTGGCAAGCACGGATTCGGTTTCCGAGACGTGGTCCTTGGTGTTGCGCAGCGTGTCCACGCCATCCCACACGAAGACGGAAGCCAAGACCGGACGGGCGAACTTACGAATCATAAAAAAGACTCCTTCAAGGTGTGCACCTTTTAGCGAATTTTGCGGAATTTCTTATCGTTCGGGCTGGATTAAAGCCCACACGTACACAAGGGTACTTGATCTTTGGTCTGCATGTCGGGCCAGAGGATTCGGCTACCAGCGACGCTGCCACCATTGCTCTAGCTGGGGGCGCTCCTCACCCAATGTCGTGGCCTTTCCGTGTCCCGGCCGAACAATGGCCTCATCTGGGTAGACATCAAAAATTCGCTCGGTGACATCCCGATACAGGCGCACAAAGTCGTTTTCACTATCAGTCTTGCCCAGGCCCCCTGGAAAGAGGCTGTCCCCAACAAAAAGATTGGTCACCCCATCAATTTCGGCGGCTAGGGCAGCGCCCCCAGGGGTGTGCCCGCGCAGGATCATCACCGGCAGCTCGTGGCCAGCAAAGCTCAGCGTGTCGCCGTGGTGGAGCTCTTCAGCTACCGTCACTGGCAAGGCGGGGGAATCCAGGAAGGAGCTATAGTGCTTCGCCCCTGTAGTGGCGATGACCTCCTCTAGTGCGCGCACATGGTCCCAGTGGCGGTGGGTAGTCAGCACAGCGGTGATGCGCACCCCAGCCTGGTGGGCTAGTTCGAGTAGGGCCTTGGCGTCAGCGGCGGCATCGACAAGCAAGGCTTGCTCCCCGTCATGGAGGAGATAGCAGTTGTTGTCCATCTCGGACACGGAAATATGTTCCAGATAAAGTGGGTTGGTCATAGCAGATAGCCTACGGGTAGTTTTGAACTTTAGTGCGCACACAGCGAGAGTGATAGTGAAAGGGATGGAAAGCTAGTGGCAGATCGCCTTGTAGTCCGCGGGGCTCGTGAACACAACCTCAAAGGGGTAGACGTAGAGCTGCCTCGTGACAAAATGGTGGTCTTTACTGGATTATCTGGCTCGGGAAAGTCCTCGCTGGCCTTTGACACGATCTTCGCGGAGGGACAGCGCCGCTACGTGGAGTCCTTGAGCTCCTACGCGCGCATGTTCCTGGGGCAGATGGATAAGCCAGATGTGGAGTTTATCGACGGCCTGTCCCCGGCGGTGTCCATTGACCAGAAGTCCACCAACCACAACCCGCGCTCAACGGTGGGCACTATTACTGAGATCTATGACTACCTACGTTTGCTTTTCTCCCGCGCGGGCACGCCCCATTGCCCGGTGTGCGATGCCGTCATTGAGCGTCAGACTCCGCAGCAAATTGTCGATGCCGTCTTGGCTCGCCCTGAGCGTGCCAAGTTCCAGGTGCTGGCCCCGGTGGTGCGCAAGCGTAAGGGCGAGTTTGTGGATCTCTTTGCGGACCTGGCAGGCCAGGGTTATTCCCGCGTTCGCGTCGATGGCGAGGTCTATCAGCTCAGTGATCCGCCGAAGCTGAAGAAGCAAATCAAGCACAACATTGATGTGGTGGTGGACCGCCTGCAGGTCAAGGAATCTGCTAAGCAACGCCTGACTGACTCGGTGGAAACCGCGCTCAAACTCGCCGATGGTCTAGTGACAATCGAGTTCGTCGACGACCCTGAGCTCACCCACACCTACTCAGAGAAGACCTCGTGCCCCAACGGGCACCCCTTGGCCATTGAGGAATACGAGCCGCGCGCGTTTTCCTTCAACGCCCCCTTCGGCTCCTGTCCGGCCTGTGATGGTCTGGGCACCCGCCTGGAAGTGGACGTGGATTTGTTGATCCCGGACATGGATGCCCCGGTGGTCAAGGCCGTGCAGCCATGGTATTCATCGCCTAACTCCAACTACTTTGTCAAGCTCATCGAGGGCCTGGCCAAAGCCATGGACTTTGACCCGCAAGCGCCCGTGGGTGAATTGCCGGCACAGGCACGGGAGGCGCTGATCTACGGCACGGACACGGAAGTTTCCGTACGTTACAAAAACCGCTATGGGCGCCAGCGCAATTGGACTGCGCCTTTTGAAGGTGCGGTGGGCTTTTTGGAACGTAAGCTGGAAACCACGGACTCGGACTCCCAGAAGGACCGGCTACTGCAATACACCCGCCGGGTAGCGTGCCCCACGTGCAAGGGCACGCGCTTGAAGCCAGAGATTCTGGCGGTGCGGCTGGAATCTACTACTCACGGGGAGCAGTCCATTGCTGGACTGGCGGCGCTGTCTATTGAAGACGCCTCTGAGTTTTTAGACTCCCTTGTCTTGGGCAAGCGCGAAGAAATCATTGCTGGGGCAGTATTGAAAGAAGCCCAAGCCCGCCTGCGCTTCTTGCTAGATGTGGGGCTCAACTACCTGACTCTCGACCGTGGCGCCTCGACCTTGTCCGGCGGGGAGGCTCAGCGCATTCGCCTGGCCACCCAGATCGGTTCGGGGCTCGCGGGCGTGCTCTACGTCTTAGATGAGCCCTCGATTGGGCTGCACCAGCGGGATAACCAGCGCCTAATTGCTACTTTGAAGCGGCTGCGCGATATTGGTAACACGCTCATTGTGGTGGAACATGATGAGGACACCATCAGGGAGGCCGACTGGCTGGTCGATGTCGGACCACGCGCGGGAGAGTACGGCGGCGAGGTGGTCTACCAAGGTCCTCCAGAGGGCATCGTCAAAGTTGAGCAATCCTTGACCGGGCAATACCTATCCGGGGCAAGGGTCCTGGACGTGCCGGCGCAGCGGCGCGCAATAGACCCGGAGCGCATGCTGCGGGTGGTGGGCGCGCGGGAGAACAACCTCAAGGGCATTGACGTCGAAATTCCCCTGGGCGTGCTGGCGTGTGTGACCGGCGTGTCTGGCTCCGGCAAATCTACGGTGGTTAACCAAATTCTGGCCAAGACGCTGGCGAACCAGCTCAACCGGGCGCGGCAAGTGCCCGGGCGGGCTAAGCGCGTGGAGGGCATGGAACACCTGGACAAGCTGGTGCAGGTAGACCAAAGCCCCATTGGGCGCACGCCGCGGTCGAATCCGGCCACTTATACCGGGGTGTTTGATAAGGTGCGTAACCTGTTTGCGGAAACCCTAGAGGCGAAGGTCCGCGGCTACAAGCCAGGGCGCTTTTCCTTCAACGTCAAAGGCGGGCGTTGCGAAGCCTGCCAGGGTGATGGCACGCTGAAGATCGAGATGAACTTCCTGCCGGATGTCTACGTTCCCTGTGAGGTGTGCCACGGGGCGCGCTACAACCGGGAGACCCTAGAGGTGACCTACAAGGGCAAGAACATTGCTGAGGTCCTGGACATGCCCATTTCCGAGGCGGCGGAGTTTTTCGAGCCGATCACCTCCATTCACCGTTATTTGGCCACGCTGGTGGATGTGGGATTGGGCTACGTGCGGTTAGGGCAGGCAGCCACCACACTGTCTGGTGGCGAGGCCCAACGCGTCAAGTTGGCTTCCGAGTTGCAAAAGCGCACCAACGGTCGCACTGTCTACATCCTGGATGAACCCACCACGGGCCTGCACTTTGAGGACATCCGCAAGCTGATGATGGTGATTCAGTCCCTGGTGGATAAAGGCAATTCGGTCATTATCATTGAGCACAACTTGGACGTGATTAAGGCCGCTGATTGGATTGTCGACATGGGCCCAGAAGGCGGTGCGGGCGGTGGCACCGTTGTGGCGGCCGGTACTCCGGAGGAAGTGGCTACAATCAAGGAATCCTATACGGGACAGTTTTTGGCGCCGTTGTTGG
Coding sequences within:
- a CDS encoding DoxX family protein, giving the protein MIRKFARPVLASVFVWDGVDTLRNTKDHVSETESVLATLRKVIPAPYSSYIPRDPELVTKAFAGAKVGSGSLFALGKAPRTSAAVLALTHLPTVVGRNAFWSAGDKEAKEEQRNGFITNAALLGALAILTQDTEGNPSLRWRAQDVSKRTSKKVAAALPTKSETEKFADNVSSRAQELSSQAQGWLSETTDKAQAYVEDNRGDWEKAGRNLLDTAKSYVEDAREAVEDFIEDNADDWRKQGQDFLKKAEKNSKVARKSLVKNASKAQKRADKALEEVTDSRNAKKAAAKAEKLQKQADKAVSKALKKFGDKI
- a CDS encoding MBL fold metallo-hydrolase, with the translated sequence MTNPLYLEHISVSEMDNNCYLLHDGEQALLVDAAADAKALLELAHQAGVRITAVLTTHRHWDHVRALEEVIATTGAKHYSSFLDSPALPVTVAEELHHGDTLSFAGHELPVMILRGHTPGGAALAAEIDGVTNLFVGDSLFPGGLGKTDSENDFVRLYRDVTERIFDVYPDEAIVRPGHGKATTLGEERPQLEQWWQRRW
- a CDS encoding universal stress protein; this encodes MKYNTIAVGTDGSDTSLRAVRTAASLAAVYDADLIVVSAFGSHDKVGTRQERDAEIPVISEDMSQTFLKAAQDIATEEGAKRIHVIAKSGDPVATMLEVGKYYQVDCLVVGNKGRNSVRDRVLGSVATELMRKAYVDVVVANTSDDR
- the uvrB gene encoding excinuclease ABC subunit UvrB, with translation MAFAAEHPILAESEHRPVSAIERRAKAFEVVSEYEPAGDQPAAIAELDRRLRAGERDVVLLGATGTGKSATAAWLIEKQQRPTLVMAPNKTLAAQLANELRQLLPNNAVEYFVSYYDYYQPEAYIAQTDTYIEKDSSINEDVERLRHSATSALLSRRDVVVVSSVSCIYGLGTPQSYLDRSVLLGVGEEVERDRFLRLLVDIQYERNDIGFSRGTFRVKGDTVDIIPAYEERAVRIEFFGDEVDELYYIHPLTGDVLERVEEVRIFPATHYVAGPERMEKAVADIKEELAQRLADLENRGKLLEAQRLRMRTEYDLEMIEQVGFCSGIENYSRHIDGRPAGSAPATLMDYFPEDFLTIIDESHVTVPQIGGMFEGDMSRKRNLVEFGFRLPSAVDNRPLTFEEFEQRVGQTVYLSATPGDYELAAAQGEYVEQVIRPTGLVDPKVTVRPTKEQIDDLIHEVRQRVEKDERVLVTTLTKRMAEDLTDYLLENGIKVRYLHSDIDTLQRVELLRQLRLGEYDVLVGINLLREGLDLPEVSLVAILDADKEGFLRSTKSLIQTIGRAARNVSGEVIMYADKITDSMAEAIEETERRREKQIAYNTEHGIDPQPLRKKIADILDQVYEDAGDEASDGSGRGSGRESDPATLVERPQVESMAADEIQRLIDDLTAQMGAAARELKFELAGRLRDEIMDLKKELRGVKEAGI
- the uvrA gene encoding excinuclease ABC subunit UvrA — encoded protein: MADRLVVRGAREHNLKGVDVELPRDKMVVFTGLSGSGKSSLAFDTIFAEGQRRYVESLSSYARMFLGQMDKPDVEFIDGLSPAVSIDQKSTNHNPRSTVGTITEIYDYLRLLFSRAGTPHCPVCDAVIERQTPQQIVDAVLARPERAKFQVLAPVVRKRKGEFVDLFADLAGQGYSRVRVDGEVYQLSDPPKLKKQIKHNIDVVVDRLQVKESAKQRLTDSVETALKLADGLVTIEFVDDPELTHTYSEKTSCPNGHPLAIEEYEPRAFSFNAPFGSCPACDGLGTRLEVDVDLLIPDMDAPVVKAVQPWYSSPNSNYFVKLIEGLAKAMDFDPQAPVGELPAQAREALIYGTDTEVSVRYKNRYGRQRNWTAPFEGAVGFLERKLETTDSDSQKDRLLQYTRRVACPTCKGTRLKPEILAVRLESTTHGEQSIAGLAALSIEDASEFLDSLVLGKREEIIAGAVLKEAQARLRFLLDVGLNYLTLDRGASTLSGGEAQRIRLATQIGSGLAGVLYVLDEPSIGLHQRDNQRLIATLKRLRDIGNTLIVVEHDEDTIREADWLVDVGPRAGEYGGEVVYQGPPEGIVKVEQSLTGQYLSGARVLDVPAQRRAIDPERMLRVVGARENNLKGIDVEIPLGVLACVTGVSGSGKSTVVNQILAKTLANQLNRARQVPGRAKRVEGMEHLDKLVQVDQSPIGRTPRSNPATYTGVFDKVRNLFAETLEAKVRGYKPGRFSFNVKGGRCEACQGDGTLKIEMNFLPDVYVPCEVCHGARYNRETLEVTYKGKNIAEVLDMPISEAAEFFEPITSIHRYLATLVDVGLGYVRLGQAATTLSGGEAQRVKLASELQKRTNGRTVYILDEPTTGLHFEDIRKLMMVIQSLVDKGNSVIIIEHNLDVIKAADWIVDMGPEGGAGGGTVVAAGTPEEVATIKESYTGQFLAPLLARK
- a CDS encoding HelD family protein, translated to MTSHPRPVSSARTAEIAAEQDYVTGLFDRLDAEVAAANARLAKVEADVDPANPDSDALVRRETEYHGLQAKLDKLHVAQLGLVFGRIDIDAPGDNPTPEGLDRRYIGRMGLDDRADDYRTLLLDWRAPMARPFYLATTASPEGVALRRHIRTRGRTVTDIHDEILTHYGHPSESSAAASSATAAADAVATESAVATEDAGVAGESALHAALQRARTGHMSSIVETIQREQDEIIRDSTRGVMVVEGGPGTGKTAVALHRVAYLLYHHREMLAATGVLIVGPNTTFLNYISHVLPELGETGVVLSTIGELFPGVSPVSTDSLLAQEIKGSEAMVDILGNAVKLYQRLPETDREVRVDSIRLQVSPAMVKAARTRARRSRKPHNIARGAFAEQLQEQLAQQLAQRIGADPLGGANLLSRADIDQLHDDLADNQDVQDLIEEMWPHLHPTQVLADLLGSQETIAAAAHEYDEETQQALYREHPTAWSAADAALLDELAVLVGLPDPEQAQATAEQQWREQLADAAEALDILASSEATDNDDDMFEAEILSAADVIDAEHLARRQEVRDARTTAQRAQADHTWAYGHVIIDEAQELTPMEWRMVFRRSPSRWMTLVGDTAQTGAPAGVDSWEETLEPFVGARFRHHQLTVNYRTPEPVTELANRVLAVIDPLAVPAVAVREGIAVNYVPLDESSRPHPRVFTDEDGRLNAIIDASTVVEAKGLEYDHVTVVAPAEIVAASPQGLNNLYVAITRATQTLTIVGPLDI
- a CDS encoding universal stress protein → MSDYNKIVVGTDGSKSSLLAVERAAKIAAAFDATLIIGCAYYENKEEASKTLRQDSVTILGDEKAQANLVAGKEHAESFGATKIETAVRPGTPVQALMNIVNDFGADLLVVGNRGINSLTGRLLGSVPADVARQSDCDVMIVHTVS